GGCGCGCTTCTggtcgagcttcttctgcagctgctgcacaCGGCCTTTTTCGATTTCGTTGGCACGGAACTGTTTGAGGTCATAGGCAAGACCAAGCATCTTCCAGGCGTAGATAGCCCACTTGGTAGGATCATACTGCCACCACTCAATGGCGTTTCGGTAGTCGGATGGGAACTCGTGGTGGAAATTGTGGTAGCCCTCACCAAGGGTGACAAGCGCTGTGATGACATGGTCACGAGGAGAGTTGCGGTCATCGAAGGGTTGGTCGCCGAGCCAGTGAGCCAGGGAGTTGACACAGAAAGTAGCCTGCTGGACGAAGCAAATACGTAGAATGCCAGCGTACACAAACCCGCCAAGCCAGTCATTGAACATAAGACCGCAGAAGCAGGTAGGGAAAACGAGGCCCATGAAGATGACGCACTTCAGGTAGTTCCGGTGCtgccagacgacgacggggtcCTCGTTGAGATCGGTGATATCGGTTCGACCAGCACGCTTGGGGTTCTGTTTGAAGACCATCCATCCCAGGTGTGAGTAGAGAAGACCTTTGCGAACGGAGTAGGGATCCTTCTCGGTGTCGGTGTAACGATGGTGAGCGCGGTGGTCGCGGGACCACCAACGGATAGAGCCTTCgacagcaccagcaccgacggcggcgagatAGATTTTGAGAGGAGTGCCGGCTCTATATGAGGTGTGAGCCCAGAGACGGTGGTAGCCTTTATAGACGGTTAGTTTTCTGGTACAAACTTGAAGTCAATTTCAGATTTGGTTAGCAGCGCCAAACTTACCAGCTGTAATACCAAG
The DNA window shown above is from Metarhizium brunneum chromosome 1, complete sequence and carries:
- the OLE1 gene encoding Acyl-CoA desaturase, which produces MSSSSSAVQAKAFPDGTTDYVPLRGKKADASKVHISDTPMTWSNWHKHVNWLNTTFIIFVPLAGFISAYWVPLHLYTAIFSVIYYFNTGLGITAGYHRLWAHTSYRAGTPLKIYLAAVGAGAVEGSIRWWSRDHRAHHRYTDTEKDPYSVRKGLLYSHLGWMVFKQNPKRAGRTDITDLNEDPVVVWQHRNYLKCVIFMGLVFPTCFCGLMFNDWLGGFVYAGILRICFVQQATFCVNSLAHWLGDQPFDDRNSPRDHVITALVTLGEGYHNFHHEFPSDYRNAIEWWQYDPTKWAIYAWKMLGLAYDLKQFRANEIEKGRVQQLQKKLDQKRATLDWGTPLEQLPVISWDDFVAESKNGKALVAIAGVIHDVTDFIKDHPGGKALISSAIGKDATSIFNGGVYTHSNAAHNLLSTMRVGVLRGGCEVEIWKRAQFENKDVTYMNDSAGQRIHRAGTQVTKVSQPVASADAA